One window of the Chloroflexota bacterium genome contains the following:
- the rplT gene encoding 50S ribosomal protein L20: MARVKGGFVTRRRRKKLLKANAGYYGSRKLLWKKSHEAWMHAGQYAFRDRRNRKRDLRRLWIARIKVHAFILTPSKNIYSTCRAVSTTRQEVSTTATVVFQKPRRDTAHRFVARSSISWISVRNIDPLGAAAASSFLMRSCSWTRSKKTNCSAKHDVPFPFCSVPLPYPIPHSSIPKEIFCRDFLWDSKLPHGSVQLIHVKSS; encoded by the coding sequence ATGGCTCGTGTAAAGGGCGGGTTTGTGACTCGCCGCCGTCGCAAGAAATTATTGAAGGCCAACGCTGGCTACTACGGCTCGCGCAAGCTTCTGTGGAAGAAATCCCACGAAGCCTGGATGCACGCCGGGCAGTATGCCTTCCGCGACCGCCGCAACCGCAAGCGCGACTTGCGCCGGTTGTGGATCGCCCGCATCAAGGTACACGCGTTTATCCTTACGCCCTCGAAGAATATCTACTCGACGTGCCGCGCAGTGAGTACTACTCGGCAGGAGGTGAGTACCACAGCCACGGTGGTTTTTCAAAAGCCTCGAAGAGATACCGCACACCGGTTTGTGGCCCGAAGCTCGATATCTTGGATTTCAGTCCGAAACATCGACCCGCTTGGAGCGGCGGCAGCATCGTCGTTCCTGATGCGCTCCTGTTCATGGACACGCTCAAAAAAGACGAACTGTTCCGCAAAACATGACGTTCCCTTTCCCTTCTGCTCCGTTCCGCTTCCGTACCCAATCCCGCATTCTTCAATCCCAAAGGAAATCTTTTGCAGAGATTTCCTTTGGGATTCAAAACTGCCTCACGGCTCTGTCCAGTTGATCCATGTAAAATCCTCT
- a CDS encoding 50S ribosomal protein L35: MPRKAPKGKYKLKTHRATAKRFKMTGSGKLMRTKGGKGHLRRNTSKRTKALLAETIEVKAPSIIKRVKRLAPYLRRHKLNPSS; the protein is encoded by the coding sequence ATGCCCCGCAAAGCGCCAAAAGGCAAATACAAGTTGAAGACCCACCGGGCCACGGCCAAACGTTTCAAGATGACCGGCTCCGGCAAACTGATGCGGACGAAAGGCGGCAAGGGCCACTTGCGCCGGAACACATCCAAGCGCACCAAAGCCCTGCTGGCCGAGACCATTGAAGTGAAAGCCCCCAGCATCATCAAGCGCGTCAAGCGGCTCGCGCCCTATCTGCGCCGCCACAAACTTAACCCATCGTCGTAA
- a CDS encoding translation initiation factor IF-3: MSASDYRITEGIRGVPELRVIGPNGENLGVITVQEALRVAREAEKDLVEVSPNASPPVCRILDYGKFLYEKAKKEKEAKKAQKTIEVKEIRLRPKTTDHHRSFKVRDARRWLMEGMKVKVRIRFRGREITYPQIAREELREVATELADVAVVEVAPDMEGRTMLMILAPGKKPAAKPGEKPGKPEKERPPEPVGPTPPDPDDDDDEAEV, from the coding sequence ATCAGCGCATCAGACTATCGTATCACCGAAGGTATCCGCGGCGTCCCCGAACTCCGGGTCATTGGGCCGAACGGCGAAAACCTGGGTGTCATTACCGTGCAAGAGGCGCTCCGGGTCGCCCGCGAGGCTGAGAAAGACCTGGTCGAAGTCAGCCCCAATGCCAGTCCGCCGGTTTGCCGTATTCTCGACTACGGCAAGTTCCTGTACGAAAAGGCCAAGAAGGAAAAGGAAGCCAAGAAGGCGCAGAAGACCATCGAGGTCAAGGAAATTCGATTGCGCCCCAAGACGACCGATCACCACCGTTCCTTCAAAGTGCGCGACGCCCGGCGCTGGCTGATGGAGGGGATGAAGGTGAAAGTGCGCATCCGCTTCCGCGGGCGTGAGATCACCTACCCGCAAATTGCGCGCGAGGAGTTGCGTGAGGTAGCCACCGAGTTGGCCGACGTGGCTGTGGTGGAAGTTGCGCCCGACATGGAAGGCCGGACGATGCTCATGATTTTGGCCCCGGGTAAAAAGCCGGCGGCCAAACCGGGTGAAAAGCCGGGCAAGCCGGAAAAGGAACGACCGCCCGAACCTGTCGGCCCTACGCCGCCAGACCCGGACGACGATGATGACGAGGCGGAAGTCTAA
- a CDS encoding MBL fold metallo-hydrolase codes for MHKLPSNIYVDSSFPGVTVGVIVTRQGLICVDTPSHPADAQKWRTKLSQLSSKPILYVINTDHHRDRVLGNQWFDAPVIAHHFTGERLRLYPEILKGNMPDAVMDFEMAREFAGVRVLPPQITFSHELVLLKGDHEIVLRHMPGSAPGAVWVMIPKAGVVFTGDAVVTETHLHLGNADIGQWLESLNELRKARFPAKTIVPGRGKPTNKESLKWTQNYLKLAGRKMDALINNNRSRSDVAGVAADLLKHFPVPDAQRETLARRLRLDLERLYDTRRGSEDV; via the coding sequence ATGCACAAACTTCCCTCCAACATCTACGTCGACTCGTCGTTTCCCGGCGTCACCGTCGGCGTCATCGTCACCAGGCAGGGCCTCATTTGCGTGGACACTCCCAGCCACCCGGCGGACGCCCAGAAGTGGCGGACGAAATTGAGTCAGCTTTCGTCTAAACCCATCTTGTACGTGATCAACACTGATCATCATCGCGACCGGGTGCTGGGCAATCAGTGGTTCGATGCGCCCGTCATCGCCCACCATTTCACCGGCGAACGCCTGCGGCTATATCCCGAAATTCTCAAGGGCAACATGCCGGACGCGGTGATGGATTTTGAAATGGCCCGGGAGTTTGCCGGGGTACGCGTCCTGCCGCCGCAGATCACCTTTTCCCACGAGCTGGTTTTGCTCAAGGGCGATCACGAAATTGTCTTGCGCCACATGCCCGGCTCGGCGCCGGGCGCGGTGTGGGTAATGATTCCCAAAGCAGGCGTCGTCTTCACCGGCGACGCGGTAGTGACCGAGACGCACCTGCATCTCGGCAACGCCGATATCGGCCAGTGGCTGGAGAGTCTGAATGAACTCCGCAAGGCGAGGTTCCCGGCCAAAACCATTGTGCCCGGCCGCGGCAAGCCGACGAATAAAGAGAGCCTCAAGTGGACGCAGAACTACCTCAAGCTGGCCGGGCGCAAGATGGACGCTTTGATCAACAACAACCGTTCGCGCTCGGACGTGGCCGGGGTCGCCGCCGATTTGCTTAAACACTTCCCGGTTCCTGACGCCCAGCGTGAGACGCTGGCTCGCCGGTTGCGCCTCGACCTGGAGCGCCTGTACGACACCCGGCGCGGCAGCGAGGATGTTTAA
- a CDS encoding alanyl-tRNA editing protein translates to MTDRLYYSDSYARQFTAHVLERLTFEDRPALVLDRTLFYPASGGQPFDTGRLHGSPVVDVAIRESDKAVLHWLSQPVEGDEVTGEIDWPRRFDHMQQHTGQHILSQAFLRAANAETVSFHLGLESVTIDLNAEKLSAPALEAAETIANEAVTANLPVRAWFPAPDELASLPLRKTPDVDGPLRVVAIGEFDTNACGGTHVAHTGEVGLIKILKVEREKKATRVEFRCGARALADYRLKNTLVNQLAADFTCGISEVTQSVAKLRAEAQSYHKELKAARETLLAREADGLAAASPALNGRRVIRQAWADRDPNEVRGLAVQLAALPGTVALLGTAGAKAHLVFARAEDAPGDMNAALKTALAMFGGRGGGNAKLAQGGGVSADAAQIESALRQAESELFKR, encoded by the coding sequence ATGACTGATCGCCTCTATTATTCCGACTCCTACGCCCGGCAATTCACCGCGCATGTGCTGGAGCGATTGACTTTTGAAGATCGCCCTGCCCTCGTTCTTGATAGAACCCTGTTCTACCCGGCCTCCGGCGGCCAACCCTTCGACACGGGCCGCCTCCACGGGTCACCCGTCGTGGACGTGGCAATCCGGGAGTCCGACAAAGCCGTTCTCCACTGGCTGAGTCAACCGGTTGAGGGCGACGAGGTGACGGGCGAGATTGACTGGCCTCGCCGCTTCGACCACATGCAACAGCATACCGGCCAGCACATTCTCTCGCAGGCTTTTCTGCGCGCCGCGAACGCCGAAACCGTGAGCTTTCATCTCGGCCTGGAATCGGTGACGATTGATTTGAACGCCGAAAAACTTTCGGCCCCGGCGCTGGAGGCGGCTGAGACGATTGCCAACGAGGCCGTGACGGCCAACCTGCCGGTGCGGGCCTGGTTCCCAGCGCCCGACGAATTGGCGAGTCTCCCGCTCCGCAAAACGCCGGACGTTGACGGGCCGTTGCGGGTGGTGGCCATCGGCGAGTTTGACACCAACGCCTGCGGCGGCACGCACGTGGCCCACACTGGCGAAGTGGGGCTGATCAAAATTCTGAAGGTCGAGCGCGAGAAGAAGGCGACGCGAGTTGAGTTCCGGTGCGGCGCGCGCGCCCTGGCCGACTACCGTCTCAAGAACACCCTCGTCAATCAACTGGCCGCCGACTTCACCTGCGGCATTAGCGAAGTGACTCAGTCGGTCGCCAAACTCCGGGCTGAGGCGCAGTCATATCACAAAGAACTGAAAGCGGCGCGAGAGACTCTGTTGGCGCGCGAAGCAGACGGACTGGCGGCGGCCTCCCCGGCGCTGAACGGCCGGCGAGTGATCCGCCAGGCGTGGGCCGATCGCGATCCCAACGAGGTTCGCGGTCTGGCGGTGCAATTGGCCGCTCTGCCGGGCACGGTGGCCTTGCTGGGCACGGCGGGCGCGAAGGCGCATTTGGTGTTTGCCCGTGCCGAGGATGCGCCGGGCGACATGAACGCCGCCCTCAAAACGGCGCTGGCGATGTTTGGCGGGCGCGGCGGCGGAAATGCCAAACTGGCCCAGGGCGGCGGCGTAAGCGCCGACGCGGCGCAAATTGAAAGCGCGCTCAGGCAAGCAGAAAGTGAATTGTTCAAAAGGTAA
- a CDS encoding GAF domain-containing protein produces the protein MISTKTQIKSSHLELLYHISRELSSRLDLRELIERILRLTSESLNAENGSLILVSDEGVVYDAALIIDGALVPDTEAQLGPQLERGLAGWAMRQRQVVVLPDTALDTRWQPAGNPEVTISKSALAAPLIFVGRVLGVLTLVHPQPNYFTDDHQHLIRAIAEQAAVAVENARLLRESRRQTQNLRSLVEVAQVLSSTLDPDKLLQLLLQETVRLLSLEAASIALTDMENQELVFQVAAGASAAKMVGLRLKLGQGIAGWVAQTGQPIIVPEAHGDPRFYSQIDQQTGFNTRAVLCAPIKFEGYTIGIVEGLNPAPGTFDRNTLPLLTGIASLAGNAIAHAQQFTFTETVKERYAGLFEDSFDPIIITDLKGTITDVNHKAAITLGYTRAEMMGMSIHQIHTLGLGPLNEKKFSELARGIEMAFENHVTTRGGHDIPVEVHAKRISTGDDEFIQWIERDISERLHMEEMREDLISMIFHDLRSPLGNVISSLTLLQSSFPKGDDAHQSILGIAVRSSQHLSRLVDSLLDLRRLESGQATLHKTDISISALILESAEHVHPLAEGKGITLRFDLPLRLPTASVDADMIRRVIINLLENAVKYMPGEGTITAAARVDGGHIVVSIADTGLGIPEAEHSRIFDKFTRLQRSGSVKGIGLGLAFCKLAVEAHQGKIWVDAAPVQGAVFSFTLPVKE, from the coding sequence ATGATTTCCACAAAAACGCAGATTAAGAGCAGTCATCTTGAACTGCTCTACCACATTAGCCGCGAGTTGAGCAGCCGGCTTGATTTGCGTGAGCTGATCGAGCGCATTCTGCGCTTAACCTCTGAAAGCCTCAACGCCGAAAACGGCAGTCTCATTCTGGTCTCCGACGAGGGCGTCGTTTACGACGCCGCCCTGATCATTGACGGGGCGCTCGTTCCCGACACCGAAGCCCAGCTTGGCCCCCAACTCGAACGGGGCCTGGCCGGCTGGGCCATGCGCCAGCGCCAGGTGGTCGTGTTGCCAGACACCGCCCTCGACACACGCTGGCAGCCCGCCGGAAACCCGGAAGTCACAATCTCCAAATCGGCCCTGGCCGCGCCGCTCATTTTTGTCGGTCGCGTGCTGGGTGTCCTCACCCTGGTTCACCCTCAGCCCAACTATTTCACCGACGACCACCAGCACCTCATCCGGGCCATTGCCGAGCAGGCGGCGGTGGCGGTGGAAAACGCTCGCCTGCTTCGCGAAAGCCGCCGCCAGACGCAAAACCTGCGAAGCCTGGTGGAAGTGGCTCAAGTTCTTAGCTCCACCCTCGACCCCGACAAGCTGTTGCAGTTGCTCCTGCAGGAAACGGTGCGCCTGCTGAGTCTGGAAGCCGCCTCAATTGCGCTGACGGACATGGAGAATCAGGAGCTGGTTTTTCAGGTGGCGGCGGGGGCCTCGGCGGCAAAAATGGTGGGGCTGAGACTCAAGCTGGGGCAGGGCATCGCCGGCTGGGTGGCTCAAACCGGCCAGCCCATCATTGTGCCTGAAGCGCATGGCGACCCGCGCTTCTATTCGCAGATCGATCAGCAAACCGGCTTCAACACCCGCGCCGTGCTGTGCGCCCCGATCAAGTTTGAAGGCTATACCATCGGCATTGTCGAAGGTCTCAACCCGGCGCCGGGAACCTTCGACCGCAACACCCTGCCTTTGCTCACCGGCATCGCCAGCCTGGCCGGCAACGCCATCGCTCACGCCCAGCAATTCACCTTCACCGAAACGGTCAAAGAACGCTACGCGGGCCTCTTTGAAGACAGCTTCGACCCGATCATCATCACCGACCTCAAAGGCACAATCACCGACGTGAATCACAAGGCGGCCATCACCCTCGGCTACACCCGCGCCGAAATGATGGGCATGTCCATTCACCAGATTCACACTTTGGGCCTGGGGCCGTTGAACGAGAAGAAATTTTCGGAACTGGCGCGCGGCATTGAGATGGCTTTTGAGAATCACGTGACCACCAGAGGCGGGCACGACATCCCGGTGGAAGTTCATGCCAAGCGCATTTCCACCGGCGACGACGAGTTCATCCAATGGATCGAGCGCGACATTTCCGAGCGCCTGCATATGGAAGAAATGCGCGAAGACCTGATCTCGATGATCTTCCACGACCTGCGCTCGCCGCTGGGCAACGTCATCTCCAGCCTCACCCTGCTTCAATCGTCGTTCCCCAAAGGCGACGACGCGCATCAGTCCATTCTGGGCATAGCCGTTCGCTCCAGCCAGCACCTCTCGCGCCTGGTGGACTCTCTGCTCGACCTTCGCCGCCTCGAGTCCGGGCAGGCCACTTTGCACAAGACCGACATTTCCATCTCGGCCCTCATTCTCGAATCTGCCGAGCACGTTCACCCGCTGGCCGAAGGCAAGGGCATCACCCTGCGCTTCGACCTGCCCCTGCGTTTGCCTACCGCGAGCGTGGACGCCGATATGATCCGGCGGGTGATCATTAACCTGCTGGAGAACGCCGTGAAGTACATGCCCGGCGAAGGAACCATCACCGCCGCCGCCCGCGTGGATGGCGGCCATATTGTCGTCAGCATCGCCGACACCGGCCTGGGTATCCCCGAAGCCGAACACTCCCGCATCTTCGACAAGTTCACCCGCCTGCAACGCTCCGGCTCGGTCAAAGGCATTGGCCTGGGGCTGGCTTTTTGCAAACTGGCGGTCGAGGCCCACCAGGGCAAAATTTGGGTAGACGCCGCCCCGGTGCAGGGCGCGGTCTTCAGCTTCACCCTGCCGGTAAAAGAGTAA
- a CDS encoding RNA methyltransferase gives MLITSLQNPKVKHALKLRERRQRKRDGLMLIEGYDELRLALASNVRLQTLFFCPAFFGAVEEAALLDPARQTEAEMLEVSRDVFEKMAYRENPDGWLGVAPAANNTLADLSLSANPLLVVAEAVEKPGNLGAILRSADAAGVEAVILCDPTVDIGNPNVIRSSRGTVFSVPVVEVTSAEALAWLGERGIKVVAATPEAASPFTEVDFTGPIAIVVGTEREGLSPIWREQVAVKAHIPMLGKVNSLNVATATTLFIYEVLRQRKFV, from the coding sequence ATGCTGATCACCAGTCTGCAAAACCCCAAAGTCAAACACGCCCTCAAATTGCGCGAGCGCCGCCAGCGCAAGCGCGACGGGTTGATGCTGATTGAAGGCTATGACGAGCTGAGGCTGGCGTTGGCCAGCAATGTCCGTTTGCAAACCTTGTTCTTCTGCCCGGCTTTTTTTGGCGCGGTGGAGGAAGCCGCTCTTTTGGACCCGGCCCGACAAACCGAGGCCGAGATGCTTGAAGTGAGCCGGGACGTTTTCGAGAAGATGGCTTATCGCGAGAACCCGGACGGTTGGCTGGGCGTTGCGCCCGCCGCGAACAACACACTGGCCGACTTGAGCCTGAGCGCCAACCCGTTGCTGGTGGTGGCTGAAGCGGTGGAGAAGCCTGGCAACCTGGGCGCTATTTTGCGCTCGGCAGATGCGGCGGGCGTGGAGGCTGTGATTCTTTGCGATCCGACAGTTGACATCGGAAACCCGAATGTCATCCGGTCGAGCCGGGGAACGGTCTTTAGTGTGCCGGTTGTTGAGGTGACCAGCGCCGAAGCCCTGGCCTGGCTGGGCGAACGTGGAATCAAAGTGGTGGCCGCCACCCCGGAGGCGGCTTCACCGTTTACCGAAGTGGACTTCACCGGGCCAATTGCCATCGTCGTCGGAACGGAGCGCGAGGGTCTGAGTCCAATCTGGCGAGAGCAGGTGGCGGTGAAAGCTCACATTCCAATGCTGGGCAAAGTCAACTCTTTGAATGTGGCAACAGCGACAACGTTGTTCATTTATGAAGTTCTTCGTCAACGGAAGTTTGTGTAA
- the dnaA gene encoding chromosomal replication initiator protein DnaA produces MRPDQVWQATLGELQLQLTKSTFDTWLRDTSLLSHEDGTFIVGVENAYAKDWLDNRLMSTIKRTLTGIAGRAVEIRFVVWNNEPAEAEPVMPPPAPEAVAPAIPVKVKMETSTSSNNNHTPSHNLNPKYIFNSFVVGPSNRLAHAAALAAAENPARAYNPLFLYGGVGLGKTHLLQAVGNSCVGRGLSVLYVSAEQFTNDLINSIRSHVTESFRDKYRTIDVLLIDDIQFIAGKEATQEEFFHTFNALHGQSKQVVISSDRPPKSLVTLEDRLRSRFEWGLTADIQPPDFETRTAILKAKAELMRRPVPHDVLEIIARRVQSNIRELEGALNRVCAYADVLGQPLNVETAAQAIADLLPRRHTLTSEQILNTVASFYTVSVEDLIGRDRSKEVMVPRQMAMYLVREETDASLPEIGQILGGRDHTTIIHGCDKISNLIETDDSIRRQFLSIREQLYSDHGVMV; encoded by the coding sequence ATGCGACCCGATCAAGTTTGGCAAGCCACGCTCGGCGAACTGCAACTGCAACTCACCAAATCAACATTTGACACTTGGTTGCGCGACACGTCTTTGCTTTCGCATGAAGACGGCACGTTTATCGTCGGCGTCGAAAATGCTTATGCCAAAGACTGGCTCGATAACCGGTTGATGTCTACGATCAAGCGGACGTTGACCGGGATCGCCGGCCGGGCTGTTGAGATTCGCTTCGTGGTCTGGAATAACGAGCCGGCGGAGGCCGAACCGGTGATGCCGCCTCCTGCGCCCGAGGCGGTTGCCCCGGCCATCCCCGTTAAAGTTAAAATGGAAACATCCACTTCTTCTAATAACAATCACACGCCGTCGCACAATCTGAATCCCAAGTACATCTTCAACTCGTTCGTCGTCGGGCCAAGCAACCGGCTGGCGCACGCGGCGGCGCTGGCCGCCGCCGAGAATCCGGCTCGCGCTTACAACCCTCTCTTCTTGTACGGCGGCGTGGGGCTGGGTAAGACCCACCTGCTTCAAGCAGTCGGCAACTCTTGCGTGGGCCGCGGCCTGAGCGTGTTGTATGTGTCGGCCGAGCAGTTCACCAACGACCTCATCAATTCCATCCGCTCACACGTGACCGAATCGTTCCGCGACAAGTACCGGACGATTGACGTGCTGTTGATTGACGACATTCAATTTATCGCCGGCAAGGAAGCGACCCAGGAAGAATTCTTCCATACCTTCAACGCTCTGCACGGCCAGAGCAAGCAGGTGGTGATCTCGTCCGACCGGCCGCCCAAGTCGCTGGTGACGCTGGAAGATCGCCTGCGCTCGCGCTTCGAATGGGGCCTTACTGCCGACATCCAGCCGCCGGACTTTGAAACCCGGACGGCCATCCTCAAAGCCAAGGCCGAACTGATGCGCCGCCCGGTGCCGCACGACGTTCTGGAGATCATCGCCCGCCGCGTTCAGAGCAACATTCGCGAGTTGGAGGGCGCGCTCAACCGGGTGTGCGCTTACGCCGACGTGCTCGGCCAGCCGCTCAACGTGGAAACTGCCGCTCAGGCCATCGCCGATTTGCTCCCGCGCCGCCACACCCTCACCTCGGAGCAAATATTGAACACCGTAGCCAGTTTCTACACTGTGAGCGTGGAGGATTTGATTGGCCGCGACCGGAGCAAAGAAGTCATGGTTCCCCGGCAGATGGCGATGTACCTTGTCCGCGAAGAGACCGACGCCTCTTTGCCTGAGATCGGGCAAATTCTGGGCGGGCGCGACCACACCACCATCATTCACGGTTGCGACAAAATCAGCAACCTCATCGAAACCGACGACAGCATCCGCCGCCAATTCCTCTCCATTCGTGAACAGCTATATTCGGATCATGGCGTGATGGTCTAA
- a CDS encoding PHP domain-containing protein: MISRVDLHAHSTASDGRLSPTEVARLAASRGVRLLALTDHDTTAGCAEAQRQAQASGIRLIAGVEINTDSELGEAHLLGYFAGLDHSELQAALTRIQIERAKRAQAIVEKLNTLGVAITMEQVQAQANHTVIGRPHIARALVAGGWVGSPSAAFELYIGQGRRAYIPRYVFSPQEAIGLIRNAGGVAALAHPVRSGNEQHISQLVEFGLNALEVYYFDHAPDDVARLRELAKRHGLLVTGGSDFHDLPKGGGDGRRGLGSVWVPEEDGERLWERVNGLN, translated from the coding sequence ATGATCTCTCGCGTTGACCTGCACGCGCATTCAACCGCCTCCGACGGGCGATTGTCTCCGACCGAAGTTGCGCGGTTGGCCGCCTCTCGCGGGGTGCGTTTGCTGGCCCTCACCGATCACGACACCACCGCCGGTTGCGCTGAAGCGCAGAGGCAAGCGCAGGCGTCGGGCATCCGACTGATTGCCGGAGTCGAAATCAACACTGACTCTGAGTTGGGTGAAGCGCATTTGCTCGGCTACTTCGCCGGTCTCGATCATTCCGAGTTGCAGGCCGCCCTGACCAGGATTCAGATCGAGCGCGCGAAACGCGCCCAGGCTATTGTCGAAAAGCTCAACACGCTTGGCGTGGCGATCACAATGGAACAAGTTCAAGCCCAGGCGAACCACACCGTCATTGGTCGTCCGCACATCGCGCGGGCGTTGGTTGCCGGCGGCTGGGTCGGCAGTCCGTCGGCGGCGTTTGAGCTTTACATTGGCCAGGGGCGGCGTGCTTACATCCCGCGCTATGTCTTTTCGCCGCAGGAGGCGATTGGCCTGATTCGCAACGCCGGTGGCGTGGCCGCGCTGGCTCACCCGGTTCGTTCCGGCAATGAGCAACACATTTCCCAATTAGTTGAGTTTGGCCTCAACGCGCTTGAAGTTTACTACTTCGATCACGCGCCGGACGATGTGGCCCGCTTGCGAGAACTGGCGAAACGCCATGGCTTGCTTGTCACCGGCGGCTCGGATTTTCACGATCTGCCCAAAGGAGGCGGCGATGGCCGACGCGGGCTTGGCTCGGTTTGGGTTCCTGAGGAAGACGGGGAACGTTTGTGGGAGAGGGTCAACGGATTGAACTGA
- the holB gene encoding DNA polymerase III subunit delta', translating into MTVNNWGLVGHEWAVTSLARDIVTGRLRHAYLIAGPAGVGKRALATAFVQALLCRQANAPCGECRACKLVAHGTHPDVIGVAPVVSGKIIKTEKITIDRIRELIKTLSLKPVEATRRIALVTNFETANEEAANAFLKTLEEPPGEAILILTTDQTEALLPTIISRCEPIHLRPLPTIVIQSALIERWSVSSEKAELLAHLAGGRLGWAVKAANDDEALERREGRLNELRTLLSASRAARFAYADGLARDREALRETLELWLGWWRDVLLVASEATTQPINIDQMESLRRAAQKTGLDSAAKAVEAIQRTLAMMTRNANARLALEVLLLDLPKVSSTD; encoded by the coding sequence ATGACCGTAAATAATTGGGGTCTTGTAGGCCACGAGTGGGCGGTCACGTCGCTGGCGCGTGACATTGTCACCGGACGACTGCGCCACGCCTATCTCATCGCCGGGCCGGCCGGGGTGGGCAAGCGGGCGCTGGCGACGGCCTTCGTTCAAGCGTTGTTGTGCCGGCAGGCGAACGCGCCGTGCGGCGAATGTCGCGCTTGCAAGCTGGTAGCGCACGGCACTCACCCGGACGTGATCGGCGTCGCGCCGGTCGTGAGCGGCAAGATCATCAAGACCGAGAAGATCACGATTGATCGAATCCGCGAATTGATTAAGACCCTCTCGCTCAAGCCGGTGGAAGCAACGCGCCGCATTGCCCTGGTCACCAACTTTGAGACGGCCAACGAAGAGGCCGCCAACGCTTTCCTCAAAACGCTGGAGGAGCCGCCCGGCGAGGCCATTCTCATCCTCACTACCGACCAGACCGAGGCGCTCCTGCCCACCATCATCTCACGTTGCGAACCGATCCACCTGCGCCCACTGCCGACGATTGTTATTCAAAGTGCGTTGATCGAACGATGGAGCGTCTCCAGTGAAAAAGCGGAGTTGTTGGCGCACCTGGCCGGCGGGCGGCTGGGCTGGGCGGTGAAGGCGGCGAACGACGACGAAGCGCTGGAACGGCGCGAAGGGCGCTTGAACGAACTGCGGACTCTGCTTTCAGCTTCGCGGGCGGCGCGCTTTGCGTACGCCGACGGCCTGGCCCGCGACCGCGAAGCCTTGCGCGAGACGCTCGAACTGTGGCTGGGCTGGTGGCGTGATGTTCTGCTCGTCGCTTCTGAGGCGACGACGCAGCCGATCAACATTGACCAAATGGAGTCGCTCCGCCGCGCCGCGCAAAAAACTGGCCTGGACTCTGCCGCCAAAGCCGTCGAGGCCATTCAACGGACTCTGGCGATGATGACCCGAAATGCAAATGCCAGGCTGGCGCTGGAAGTGTTGTTGTTGGATTTGCCGAAAGTCTCGTCAACGGATTGA